The Acidobacteriota bacterium genome window below encodes:
- the sucC gene encoding ADP-forming succinate--CoA ligase subunit beta, with protein sequence MKIHEYQGKEVLARHGVAVPRGIVITDAEAARAAAEELGGKVVVKAQIHAGGRGKGGGVKLADTPDEAVKLADEILGMTLVTKQTGPEGKLVRTVLIEEALPIDRELYLGVVLDRSEGFPVMMASKFGGMEIEEVAAENPDAILKAHFDPDVGLHPYLSRKLAFGLGLEGEAFKAGTKFMHALAQAYGETDASLLEINPLVTTTDGRVIALDAKMNVDDSALYRHKDIAEMRDIHEEEPLEVEASKFDLNYIKLDGNIGCMVNGAGLAMATMDIIKHYGGEPANFLDVGGDASQERVAAAFRILLSDPSVRGVLVNIFGGIVRCDMVANGVIAAAREVELSVPLVVRLEGTNVEAGRKALAESGLDLIVGEGMADAAEKVVAAVGGAS encoded by the coding sequence ATGAAGATTCACGAGTATCAAGGCAAAGAGGTGCTGGCCCGGCACGGCGTGGCGGTGCCGCGCGGCATCGTCATCACCGATGCCGAGGCGGCACGAGCGGCGGCCGAGGAGCTCGGTGGCAAGGTGGTCGTCAAGGCACAAATTCACGCCGGCGGGCGTGGCAAGGGTGGTGGCGTCAAGCTCGCCGACACTCCTGACGAGGCGGTCAAATTGGCCGATGAGATCCTCGGAATGACGCTGGTCACCAAGCAGACCGGTCCCGAGGGCAAGCTGGTGCGGACGGTTCTTATCGAAGAGGCGCTGCCGATCGACCGCGAGCTCTACCTGGGCGTGGTCCTCGATCGTTCGGAGGGCTTCCCCGTCATGATGGCGTCGAAATTCGGTGGGATGGAGATCGAGGAGGTCGCGGCCGAGAACCCCGACGCCATTCTCAAGGCCCACTTCGATCCCGACGTCGGGCTTCACCCGTACCTCAGCCGCAAGCTCGCTTTCGGGCTCGGCCTCGAGGGTGAAGCGTTCAAGGCCGGCACCAAGTTCATGCACGCCCTGGCGCAAGCCTATGGAGAGACGGACGCCTCGCTGCTCGAGATCAACCCCCTGGTGACCACCACCGACGGGCGGGTGATCGCGCTCGACGCCAAGATGAACGTGGACGACAGCGCGCTCTACCGCCACAAGGATATCGCCGAGATGCGCGACATCCACGAGGAGGAGCCGCTCGAGGTCGAGGCCTCGAAGTTCGACCTCAACTACATCAAGCTCGACGGCAACATCGGCTGCATGGTCAACGGCGCCGGCCTGGCGATGGCGACCATGGACATCATCAAGCACTACGGCGGCGAGCCGGCCAACTTCCTCGACGTGGGCGGCGACGCCTCGCAGGAGCGGGTGGCCGCAGCCTTCCGCATCCTGCTCTCGGACCCGTCGGTCCGAGGCGTGCTGGTCAACATTTTCGGCGGAATCGTGCGCTGCGACATGGTCGCGAACGGGGTCATCGCCGCTGCCAGGGAGGTCGAGCTCAGCGTGCCGCTGGTCGTTCGGCTCGAGGGCACCAACGTCGAGGCGGGACGAAAGGCGCTGGCCGAGTCGGGGCTCGATCTGATCGTCGGTGAAGGTATGGCCGATGCCGCTGAGAAGGTCGTGGCCGCGGTCGGAGGTGCATCATGA
- a CDS encoding flavin reductase family protein, with the protein MSEPREMLGLIPNGLFLIGVRTDQRKFIYTGSWLTQASFEPCLIATAVRRTHEGHGMIKDSGAFTVNFLDKGQLELAKVGFSNPDDRFERLDWKNCPETGAPVANDALGYVGCRVKHWVEGGDHDIVVAEAVIAESFRDGELLTIHDTPWTYS; encoded by the coding sequence ATGAGCGAGCCCAGGGAAATGTTGGGTCTGATACCGAACGGTCTCTTCCTGATCGGCGTCCGCACCGACCAGCGAAAGTTCATCTACACCGGCTCGTGGCTGACCCAGGCGTCCTTTGAGCCGTGCCTGATCGCGACCGCGGTGCGCCGCACACATGAAGGCCACGGCATGATCAAGGATTCGGGAGCCTTCACCGTCAACTTCCTGGACAAGGGTCAGCTCGAGCTCGCCAAGGTGGGCTTCAGCAATCCGGACGATCGTTTCGAAAGACTCGACTGGAAGAACTGCCCGGAGACCGGCGCTCCGGTTGCCAACGACGCCCTCGGTTATGTGGGCTGCAGAGTGAAGCACTGGGTCGAGGGAGGCGACCACGACATCGTCGTCGCCGAGGCCGTCATCGCCGAGAGCTTCCGCGACGGCGAGCTGCTCACCATCCACGACACTCCCTGGACATACTCCTGA
- a CDS encoding insulinase family protein: protein MRRTTILTAFFVLMAAGTSFAADIPDRPEKLAYPELTFDVPDADALRFELSDGTPVYAKQDKQFPLINITVYFRGGQYLVPAGKEGLAAVTSAAWRTGGAGERTAQELDEELDFLAANLGTNIGEVSGSVSLNVLSKDLEAAMAIFMDVMTAPRFQQDRFDKAKENLLQAMKQRNDDTADIEAREWSRLIFGDDFWQNRLATQASVDSVTATDAKNFLKSLLRSGNTVVAVAGDFEPEALKTLLETTVATLEPLAEPLPPIPQPDHTPVPGVYVVNKADVNQGRVSIGRPAFRLGHPDQFPLMVGNDILGGYGFTARMMKRIRSDEGLAYGAYASLGFPATIPGDFRAFYQSKSSTCAYAAEIFFRLLDDMRNNHATEEEITTTKASFIETFPNQFASAAQIAGLYAVDEILGRDHDYWVDYRDNVDAVTADEIQKAMKKDLDPETMIMLVVGNIEEIMKGHPEHDARLTDFGKIIELPLRDPMTLEPIVE, encoded by the coding sequence ATGCGACGCACGACCATTCTGACCGCATTTTTCGTTCTGATGGCCGCCGGCACGTCGTTCGCCGCCGACATTCCGGACCGCCCCGAAAAGCTCGCCTATCCCGAGCTGACCTTCGACGTCCCGGACGCCGACGCGCTCCGTTTCGAGCTCTCCGACGGCACCCCGGTGTACGCCAAGCAGGACAAACAGTTCCCGCTCATCAACATCACCGTCTACTTCCGCGGTGGACAGTACCTCGTGCCTGCGGGCAAGGAAGGTCTGGCAGCTGTTACCTCGGCGGCCTGGCGCACCGGCGGCGCGGGCGAGCGCACCGCGCAGGAGCTGGACGAGGAGCTCGACTTCCTCGCCGCGAACCTCGGCACAAACATCGGCGAGGTTTCGGGCTCGGTGAGTCTGAACGTGCTGTCGAAGGATCTCGAGGCGGCAATGGCGATCTTCATGGACGTCATGACCGCGCCCCGCTTCCAGCAGGACCGCTTCGACAAGGCCAAGGAAAACCTCCTGCAGGCCATGAAGCAGCGCAACGACGACACCGCCGACATCGAGGCGCGCGAGTGGAGTCGCCTCATTTTCGGCGATGATTTCTGGCAGAATCGCCTCGCAACCCAGGCGTCGGTCGACTCTGTTACCGCGACCGACGCAAAGAACTTTCTGAAATCCCTCCTGCGGTCTGGAAATACTGTGGTTGCGGTTGCCGGCGATTTCGAGCCCGAGGCTCTGAAGACGCTGCTCGAAACGACGGTGGCGACGCTCGAACCGCTGGCCGAACCGCTGCCGCCGATCCCCCAGCCGGATCACACGCCGGTGCCGGGTGTTTACGTCGTCAACAAGGCCGACGTCAATCAGGGCCGGGTCAGCATCGGTCGCCCGGCATTTCGGCTCGGCCACCCGGACCAGTTTCCTCTCATGGTCGGCAACGACATCCTCGGCGGGTATGGCTTCACGGCCCGGATGATGAAGCGCATCCGGTCTGATGAGGGCCTTGCGTACGGTGCCTACGCCAGCCTCGGTTTCCCGGCCACAATTCCCGGTGACTTCCGAGCCTTCTACCAATCCAAGTCCTCCACCTGTGCTTACGCGGCCGAAATCTTCTTTCGCCTGCTCGACGACATGCGGAACAACCACGCCACCGAGGAGGAGATCACGACTACCAAGGCCTCTTTTATCGAGACATTTCCCAATCAGTTCGCCTCTGCCGCACAGATCGCCGGCCTCTACGCGGTCGACGAGATCCTCGGCCGGGATCACGACTACTGGGTGGACTATCGTGACAACGTCGACGCGGTGACCGCCGACGAGATCCAGAAAGCCATGAAGAAGGATCTCGATCCGGAGACGATGATCATGCTCGTTGTCGGCAATATCGAGGAGATCATGAAGGGTCACCCCGAGCACGATGCCAGGCTCACCGATTTCGGGAAGATCATCGAGCTGCCGCTGCGCGACCCGATGACCCTGGAGCCGATCGTCGAGTAG
- a CDS encoding insulinase family protein produces the protein MSLRRRSTIALMAMTVLLCGLPAVAQDAEVPVREVFLDNGMKLLMVERHESPRISAGWVAHVGSVNEQVGATGIAHLFEHMMFKGSRTICTSDYEKEAEIMAKLDELRLEMEAEYEVMREAKRRGEITGSIYLPENQTEHLAELREKMKVLQDQQKEYIVKDEIDQIYTESGASGLNAGTMEDATFYFITVPANKLELWFWMESERLLNAVFREFYTERDVVREERRMRVESNPVAKFEEQYDFMFWGSLPYHHPVVGWPSDVESITRAQAQKFFATYYAPNNITAAIVGDFDSDKALELARKYFERVPRGENDPPPVVTEEIGQLTERRMTARADTNPSVQVRWHTVPFAHSDYFALDVMAAILSDRTGRLYKSLVEAEQIATGEPYASHSALKYGGYVEIGAELAEGVDHQIAEQALLNEIERLKSEPVPERELQKVKNQSLANSFRRLQSNFFLMLQLMIYDVWDDWRYLNTSTADYEAVTTEDIQRVANTYFTDEGKNVLWYFRKEGSAEDPELAALSGQAKAMAKQAIAQIEAVEDPAELEQGLAQMQAMQEQAPPEFQPAIELIIKRAEERIEALRVAAGEGE, from the coding sequence ATGAGTCTTCGGCGACGATCCACGATCGCCCTAATGGCCATGACCGTGCTGCTGTGCGGCCTCCCGGCAGTCGCACAGGATGCCGAGGTCCCGGTCCGGGAGGTTTTCCTGGACAACGGCATGAAGCTTCTGATGGTGGAACGCCACGAGAGCCCAAGGATCTCGGCAGGATGGGTGGCTCATGTCGGCTCGGTCAACGAGCAGGTCGGTGCTACCGGCATCGCCCATCTCTTCGAGCACATGATGTTCAAGGGCAGCCGGACGATCTGCACGTCCGATTACGAAAAGGAAGCCGAGATCATGGCCAAGCTCGATGAGCTGCGGCTCGAGATGGAGGCCGAGTACGAGGTCATGCGCGAAGCCAAGCGGCGCGGCGAGATCACCGGCAGCATTTACCTGCCGGAGAACCAGACCGAGCATCTGGCCGAGCTGCGCGAAAAGATGAAGGTCCTCCAGGACCAGCAGAAGGAGTACATCGTCAAGGACGAGATCGACCAGATCTACACAGAGTCCGGGGCCTCCGGCCTCAATGCTGGAACGATGGAGGATGCGACCTTCTACTTCATCACCGTTCCCGCGAACAAGCTCGAGCTGTGGTTCTGGATGGAATCGGAACGTCTCCTCAACGCCGTCTTCCGCGAGTTCTACACCGAACGGGACGTGGTGCGCGAGGAGCGCCGCATGCGAGTCGAGTCGAACCCGGTCGCCAAGTTCGAGGAACAGTACGACTTCATGTTCTGGGGCTCGCTCCCCTACCACCACCCGGTGGTCGGTTGGCCGTCGGATGTGGAGTCCATCACCAGGGCCCAGGCGCAGAAGTTCTTCGCCACCTACTACGCCCCCAACAACATCACCGCGGCGATAGTCGGCGACTTCGACTCGGACAAGGCCCTCGAGCTGGCGAGGAAGTACTTCGAACGCGTCCCCCGTGGCGAAAACGACCCTCCGCCGGTCGTCACCGAAGAGATCGGCCAGCTCACCGAGCGCCGGATGACCGCACGCGCCGACACCAACCCGTCGGTCCAGGTCCGATGGCACACGGTGCCCTTCGCCCACTCCGACTATTTCGCGCTTGACGTGATGGCGGCAATCCTGTCCGACCGCACGGGACGGCTCTACAAGTCGCTGGTGGAGGCCGAGCAGATCGCCACCGGCGAACCGTACGCCAGCCATTCGGCCCTGAAGTACGGCGGCTACGTCGAAATCGGCGCCGAGCTCGCCGAGGGCGTCGATCACCAGATCGCCGAGCAGGCCCTGCTGAACGAGATCGAGCGCCTCAAGAGCGAGCCGGTGCCGGAGCGCGAGCTGCAAAAGGTCAAGAACCAGTCCCTCGCGAACTCCTTCCGACGGCTCCAGTCGAACTTCTTCCTCATGCTCCAGCTCATGATCTACGACGTCTGGGACGACTGGCGCTACCTCAACACTTCGACCGCCGATTACGAGGCGGTGACCACCGAGGACATCCAGCGCGTCGCCAACACCTACTTCACCGACGAGGGCAAGAACGTCCTCTGGTATTTCCGCAAGGAGGGCTCGGCGGAGGATCCCGAACTCGCGGCCCTCTCCGGCCAGGCCAAGGCGATGGCCAAACAGGCGATTGCCCAGATCGAGGCGGTGGAGGACCCGGCCGAGCTCGAACAGGGGCTCGCGCAGATGCAGGCCATGCAGGAGCAGGCGCCGCCCGAGTTCCAGCCGGCCATCGAGCTGATCATCAAGAGGGCGGAAGAGCGGATCGAAGCGCTCCGGGTCGCCGCCGGGGAAGGAGAGTGA
- a CDS encoding type III pantothenate kinase gives MDHLLLALDVGNTNTVVGLFEGENLRTHWRLTTHAERTADEVGMWLHQLLQWERVSAEDLADVAVSSVVPPMDPRLREGVRRYLDKDPFFVEPGIRTGMPLKVEAPQELGADRLCDAVAAFAEHGGPCLVLDFGTAITWEVVSEKGEYLGGAIAPGPGVTAEALSLKTAKLPSVAMAPPPRVIGKGTVDSIQSGLFYGYLGLIEGVTRRILGELGEATVIATGGLAAAFASHTDLILHVEPDLTLHGLRILWQLNRGESA, from the coding sequence TTGGATCACCTGTTGCTGGCGCTGGATGTGGGGAACACCAACACTGTGGTTGGCCTGTTCGAGGGCGAGAACCTACGTACCCATTGGCGGCTGACGACCCATGCCGAACGCACCGCCGACGAGGTCGGCATGTGGCTTCACCAGCTCCTGCAATGGGAGCGGGTGAGCGCCGAAGACCTCGCCGATGTCGCGGTTTCCTCGGTGGTGCCGCCGATGGATCCGCGTCTCAGGGAAGGTGTTCGGCGCTACCTCGACAAGGACCCCTTCTTCGTCGAACCAGGCATCCGTACGGGGATGCCGCTCAAGGTCGAGGCGCCACAGGAGCTCGGTGCCGATCGCCTGTGCGACGCGGTGGCGGCCTTTGCCGAGCACGGGGGACCGTGTCTGGTGCTTGATTTCGGAACCGCCATCACCTGGGAGGTGGTGTCGGAAAAAGGTGAGTACCTGGGGGGTGCGATCGCCCCTGGGCCCGGGGTCACCGCAGAAGCCCTCAGCCTGAAGACCGCCAAGCTGCCGAGTGTCGCGATGGCGCCTCCGCCTCGAGTGATCGGCAAGGGAACTGTGGACAGCATCCAATCCGGCCTGTTTTACGGCTATCTGGGCCTGATCGAAGGTGTGACTCGCCGCATTCTGGGCGAGCTTGGCGAGGCGACGGTGATCGCGACCGGTGGGCTTGCAGCGGCCTTCGCGAGTCACACCGACCTGATCCTGCACGTCGAGCCGGACCTGACGCTGCACGGGCTTCGGATTCTCTGGCAGCTCAACCGGGGGGAGAGCGCTTGA
- a CDS encoding CDP-alcohol phosphatidyltransferase family protein, whose amino-acid sequence MTASAMKGETRTRIRTRVEEKLRPLTLPNFITLMRLAMVPFFVLAVSERDLKLALWILIIAGITDSFDGWLARRMDMRSRIGAYLDPLADKILITVAYITLTIPFGQQVVIPLWLTILALFRDFMIMFVAGVLYIVEGLREFPPSLLGKAATAVQVVTIAVVLLANVTPVPPLVPQACFYGSFCLVIVSGFNYIYRVSRSVDEARLAREQGDAEKE is encoded by the coding sequence TTGACCGCATCTGCGATGAAGGGGGAGACGCGAACCAGGATCCGCACGAGGGTCGAGGAGAAATTGCGGCCTTTGACCCTGCCCAACTTCATCACCTTGATGAGGTTGGCGATGGTGCCGTTCTTCGTGCTCGCGGTGTCGGAACGCGACCTCAAGCTCGCTCTCTGGATCCTGATCATCGCGGGCATCACGGATTCGTTCGACGGCTGGCTCGCTCGACGCATGGATATGCGCTCCCGGATCGGCGCCTACCTCGATCCGTTGGCGGACAAGATCCTGATCACCGTTGCCTACATAACACTCACGATTCCCTTCGGACAGCAGGTCGTCATCCCGCTCTGGCTGACGATCCTCGCTCTTTTCAGGGATTTCATGATCATGTTCGTCGCCGGAGTTCTCTATATCGTCGAAGGGCTTCGGGAGTTTCCGCCGTCGCTGCTGGGCAAGGCGGCGACAGCGGTGCAGGTCGTGACCATTGCGGTGGTGCTGTTGGCGAATGTGACGCCGGTACCGCCCTTGGTACCGCAGGCCTGCTTCTACGGCTCCTTCTGCCTGGTCATCGTCTCGGGCTTCAATTACATCTACCGGGTCAGCCGGAGCGTCGACGAGGCGAGACTCGCACGGGAACAGGGAGACGCTGAAAAAGAATGA
- a CDS encoding acetate kinase: protein MKILVLNSGSSSVKFQVIETDLERMNAHEDLTLAVGLVEKIGLSDSRLLLEVPDRKPYQDYREILEHRTAIEWVLRILVDPEVGILESVDEIGAVGHRVVHGGEAFASSVLITPEVVDNIEACSVLAPLHNPPNLRGYHAAHAAMPDIPHIAVFDTAFHQTMPAHAFLYGIPFQLYKKHHLRKYGFHGTSHRFVTFRGSQILGWDRGDKRLISVHLGNGCSLAAVDHGKSIDTSMGFTPLEGLIMGTRSGDMDPAIVPWLMAMEELTLHQVNTMLNKHSGLYGVSGVSSDMREIIDARDRGRVRADVAFRMFCYRLKKYIAAYAAAMGGVDAVIFTGGIGEKSAEVREAALEGLEFMGIELDHDRNNAATSGEAEISTDGSHVRILVVPTNEERTIARDVIRVLNNVMPEFTPPETFG, encoded by the coding sequence ATGAAAATACTCGTTCTCAACAGCGGGTCCTCTTCGGTCAAGTTCCAGGTCATCGAGACGGACCTCGAGCGGATGAACGCACACGAAGACCTGACCCTGGCTGTCGGACTGGTCGAAAAGATCGGCCTCTCCGACTCGCGCCTCCTGCTCGAGGTGCCGGACCGGAAGCCCTACCAGGATTACCGCGAGATCCTCGAGCATCGAACCGCCATCGAGTGGGTGCTGCGCATCCTGGTCGATCCCGAGGTCGGGATTCTCGAGTCGGTCGACGAGATCGGTGCCGTCGGCCACCGGGTGGTGCACGGCGGCGAAGCGTTCGCGTCTTCGGTGCTGATCACGCCAGAGGTGGTGGACAATATCGAAGCCTGCTCCGTTCTCGCGCCACTCCACAATCCACCTAACCTTCGCGGCTATCACGCAGCGCACGCAGCGATGCCCGACATTCCGCACATTGCAGTTTTCGACACTGCCTTTCACCAGACCATGCCTGCCCACGCATTCCTCTACGGAATCCCATTTCAGCTCTACAAGAAGCATCATCTGCGGAAATACGGCTTTCACGGCACCTCGCATCGATTCGTCACCTTCCGGGGCAGCCAGATTCTCGGCTGGGACCGGGGGGACAAGAGGTTGATCAGCGTCCACCTCGGCAACGGCTGCTCACTTGCAGCAGTCGATCACGGCAAAAGCATCGACACGTCTATGGGCTTCACCCCCCTCGAGGGCCTGATCATGGGCACCCGGTCCGGGGACATGGATCCGGCGATCGTGCCGTGGCTGATGGCGATGGAGGAGCTGACCCTGCATCAGGTCAACACGATGCTCAACAAGCACTCCGGCCTCTACGGTGTATCCGGCGTCTCGTCGGACATGCGCGAGATCATCGACGCCCGCGACCGCGGCCGGGTTCGCGCCGACGTCGCCTTCCGCATGTTTTGCTACCGCCTCAAAAAGTACATCGCGGCCTACGCGGCAGCGATGGGAGGCGTCGACGCAGTGATCTTCACCGGCGGCATCGGCGAAAAATCAGCCGAGGTGCGCGAGGCCGCTCTCGAAGGCCTCGAGTTCATGGGCATCGAGCTCGACCACGACCGCAACAACGCCGCCACCAGCGGCGAGGCCGAGATCTCAACTGATGGATCACACGTCCGCATCCTGGTCGTCCCGACCAACGAGGAGAGGACGATCGCGCGCGACGTCATCAGGGTGCTGAACAACGTGATGCCGGAGTTCACGCCTCCGGAGACGTTTGGCTGA
- a CDS encoding 3-hydroxybutyryl-CoA dehydrogenase, whose protein sequence is MSWELHRITIVGGGMMGRSLAIKVAQEGIHVYLKEVSAEAVETAQNELERTLDRAIDRFSLTKSEKKAILSRITWVTQFDCATDSDLALEAVQEDFGLKRQILRELDHRMPPENPIVLTTSTLSITELAAQNNNPERIVGMHFLFPVTTTRVVEVVRGQLTTDDVYDRAIEFARLLGKIPIKVFEMPGFVTTRVLLPLINEAMHVVMEGVADAAEVDLAMKMGYDFHIGPLEWADRTGLDRVLNWMKHLHNESGEPRFRPCPLLKRLVRAGLLGAKTGRGFFEYDENGRRTDRLPDDKPRLG, encoded by the coding sequence ATGAGCTGGGAACTGCACCGAATCACCATCGTCGGCGGCGGAATGATGGGGCGCTCACTGGCCATCAAGGTCGCCCAGGAAGGCATCCACGTCTACCTCAAGGAGGTCTCCGCCGAGGCCGTTGAAACCGCCCAAAACGAGCTCGAACGGACGCTCGACCGAGCCATCGACCGCTTCTCGCTCACCAAATCCGAGAAGAAGGCCATTCTCTCTAGAATCACGTGGGTCACACAGTTCGATTGTGCCACCGACAGCGACCTGGCACTGGAAGCGGTGCAGGAGGACTTCGGCCTCAAACGCCAAATCCTGCGCGAGCTCGACCACCGAATGCCACCGGAAAACCCGATCGTCCTGACCACCTCCACCCTCTCGATCACCGAGCTTGCCGCACAAAACAACAATCCCGAGCGGATCGTCGGGATGCACTTTCTGTTTCCGGTCACCACCACACGCGTGGTCGAAGTCGTTCGCGGTCAGCTGACGACGGACGACGTCTACGATCGGGCGATCGAATTCGCGCGCCTGCTCGGAAAGATCCCGATCAAGGTCTTCGAAATGCCCGGCTTCGTCACCACCCGCGTGCTCCTCCCGTTGATCAACGAAGCCATGCACGTGGTAATGGAGGGCGTCGCAGACGCGGCCGAGGTCGATCTGGCGATGAAGATGGGTTACGACTTCCACATCGGACCCCTCGAGTGGGCGGATCGCACCGGCCTCGACCGGGTGCTCAACTGGATGAAGCACCTTCACAACGAAAGCGGCGAACCCCGTTTTCGACCCTGTCCGCTCCTGAAACGGCTGGTCCGTGCCGGCCTTCTGGGCGCCAAGACCGGCCGTGGTTTCTTCGAGTACGATGAGAACGGCAGGCGAACGGACCGCCTCCCGGACGACAAGCCCCGCCTGGGATAG
- a CDS encoding TlpA family protein disulfide reductase, with translation MRRVFVVLSVLLTCFLGPCPVSGAEDEVPVFPNLAFTALDGSRQLDLESFRGRPVLMTFWASWCGPCRMELPELQKLAVELADEEFVLITINVDEHAVQGARFLQKYDIDVPVYRMDQGTLRTLGLTAVPTNLLLDREGRPVQIYRGYSPEVPNEIRKLVREMEDLPAGSDRQ, from the coding sequence ATGAGACGGGTTTTCGTTGTGTTGAGTGTTTTACTGACGTGCTTTCTCGGTCCATGCCCGGTCTCCGGGGCCGAAGATGAGGTGCCGGTCTTCCCCAATCTCGCGTTCACGGCGCTCGACGGTTCGCGCCAGCTCGATCTCGAGTCTTTCCGGGGACGCCCGGTGCTGATGACATTTTGGGCCAGCTGGTGCGGACCCTGCCGCATGGAACTTCCCGAGCTGCAGAAACTGGCTGTCGAGCTGGCGGACGAAGAATTCGTGTTGATAACGATCAACGTCGATGAGCACGCGGTCCAGGGCGCCCGCTTCCTCCAGAAATACGATATCGACGTTCCGGTGTACCGCATGGACCAGGGGACGCTGCGGACATTGGGATTGACAGCAGTGCCCACCAACCTGCTCCTCGACCGGGAGGGAAGGCCGGTCCAGATCTACCGTGGATACTCTCCCGAGGTGCCGAACGAGATCAGGAAGCTCGTGCGCGAGATGGAAGACCTTCCGGCAGGTTCGGACCGACAGTGA